From a single Nymphaea colorata isolate Beijing-Zhang1983 chromosome 4, ASM883128v2, whole genome shotgun sequence genomic region:
- the LOC116252429 gene encoding UMP-CMP kinase-like isoform X2 encodes MIFLQSLRKYLCRFAVEGTEKRIQLRGILWRSAERKLLYCGKGTQCAKIVEAFGFTHLSAGELLRRNIYSNSKKGEMIRDTIKEGKIVPSDITVSLIKKGIKASENDKFLIDGFPRSEDNRVAFEHIIGAEPELVLFLECPEEEMIRRVLNRNQGRIDDNIETIEKRLKVFNKLNFPVINYYDAKGKLRKLHIFSSERRISSIIDQEMDVQGALQAI; translated from the exons GATCCAACTGCGTGGAATTTTGTGGAGGTCTGCAGAACGAAAGCTTCTTTACTG TGGAAAGGGCACACAGTGTGCAAAAATTGTGGAAGCTTTTGGTTTTACACATCTAAGTGCAGGAGAACTACTGAGGAGAAATATTTATTCTAATTCCAAAAAAGG GGAAATGATACGTGATACGATTAAGGAGGGAAAGATTGTTCCATCAGACATTACTGTGTCCTTGataaaaaaaggaattaaaGCAAGTGAGAATGATAAATTTCTTATTGATGGTTTTCCTCGAAGTGAGGACAATCGTGTTGCATTTGAACATATC ATTGGTGCAGAACCAGAACTTGTTCTTTTCCTGGAGTGCCCTGAAGAAGAGATGATAAGACGGGTGCTTAACCGTAATCAG GGACGTATAGATGACAACATAGAGACCATAGAGAAACGCCTCAAGGTCTTCAACAAGTTGAACTTTCCCGTCATCAACTACTATGATGCAAAAGGGAAACTTCGAAAG CTCCATATATTCTCTTCAGAGCGCAGGATAAGCTCCATCATCGACCAGGAGATGGATGTACAAGGTGCCCTGCAGGCAATATAG
- the LOC116252429 gene encoding UMP-CMP kinase-like isoform X3 codes for MWRRATISSLLLLPSRAIASSPKDPTAWNFVEVCRTKASLLDKDAVSEKELHIAFVLGGPGSGKGTQCAKIVEAFGFTHLSAGELLRRNIYSNSKKGEMIRDTIKEGKIVPSDITVSLIKKGIKASENDKFLIDGFPRSEDNRVAFEHIIGAEPELVLFLECPEEEMIRRVLNRNQGRIDDNIETIEKRLKVFNKLNFPVINYYDAKGKLRKSAG; via the exons ATGTGGAGGAGAGCAACCATCTCCTCTCTCCTCCTTTTGCCTTCTCGTGCCATCGCCTCTTCACCCAAG GATCCAACTGCGTGGAATTTTGTGGAGGTCTGCAGAACGAAAGCTTCTTTACTG GATAAAGATGCTGTTTCTGAGAAAGAACTACatattgcttttgttttag GGGGTCCTGGCAGTGGAAAGGGCACACAGTGTGCAAAAATTGTGGAAGCTTTTGGTTTTACACATCTAAGTGCAGGAGAACTACTGAGGAGAAATATTTATTCTAATTCCAAAAAAGG GGAAATGATACGTGATACGATTAAGGAGGGAAAGATTGTTCCATCAGACATTACTGTGTCCTTGataaaaaaaggaattaaaGCAAGTGAGAATGATAAATTTCTTATTGATGGTTTTCCTCGAAGTGAGGACAATCGTGTTGCATTTGAACATATC ATTGGTGCAGAACCAGAACTTGTTCTTTTCCTGGAGTGCCCTGAAGAAGAGATGATAAGACGGGTGCTTAACCGTAATCAG GGACGTATAGATGACAACATAGAGACCATAGAGAAACGCCTCAAGGTCTTCAACAAGTTGAACTTTCCCGTCATCAACTACTATGATGCAAAAGGGAAACTTCGAAAG AGCGCAGGATAA
- the LOC116252429 gene encoding UMP-CMP kinase 3-like isoform X1, which translates to MWRRATISSLLLLPSRAIASSPKDPTAWNFVEVCRTKASLLDKDAVSEKELHIAFVLGGPGSGKGTQCAKIVEAFGFTHLSAGELLRRNIYSNSKKGEMIRDTIKEGKIVPSDITVSLIKKGIKASENDKFLIDGFPRSEDNRVAFEHIIGAEPELVLFLECPEEEMIRRVLNRNQGRIDDNIETIEKRLKVFNKLNFPVINYYDAKGKLRKLHIFSSERRISSIIDQEMDVQGALQAI; encoded by the exons ATGTGGAGGAGAGCAACCATCTCCTCTCTCCTCCTTTTGCCTTCTCGTGCCATCGCCTCTTCACCCAAG GATCCAACTGCGTGGAATTTTGTGGAGGTCTGCAGAACGAAAGCTTCTTTACTG GATAAAGATGCTGTTTCTGAGAAAGAACTACatattgcttttgttttag GGGGTCCTGGCAGTGGAAAGGGCACACAGTGTGCAAAAATTGTGGAAGCTTTTGGTTTTACACATCTAAGTGCAGGAGAACTACTGAGGAGAAATATTTATTCTAATTCCAAAAAAGG GGAAATGATACGTGATACGATTAAGGAGGGAAAGATTGTTCCATCAGACATTACTGTGTCCTTGataaaaaaaggaattaaaGCAAGTGAGAATGATAAATTTCTTATTGATGGTTTTCCTCGAAGTGAGGACAATCGTGTTGCATTTGAACATATC ATTGGTGCAGAACCAGAACTTGTTCTTTTCCTGGAGTGCCCTGAAGAAGAGATGATAAGACGGGTGCTTAACCGTAATCAG GGACGTATAGATGACAACATAGAGACCATAGAGAAACGCCTCAAGGTCTTCAACAAGTTGAACTTTCCCGTCATCAACTACTATGATGCAAAAGGGAAACTTCGAAAG CTCCATATATTCTCTTCAGAGCGCAGGATAAGCTCCATCATCGACCAGGAGATGGATGTACAAGGTGCCCTGCAGGCAATATAG